In Macaca fascicularis isolate 582-1 chromosome X, T2T-MFA8v1.1, one DNA window encodes the following:
- the LOC102135947 gene encoding histone H2B type F-M-like, producing MAAASIMAEASSKTTSEEDQSIQEPKEAKSTTAQKKRRGLRGSRRRHTNRRRDSFGNSFAAYFPQVLKQVHQGLSLSPESVSVMDSMVHDILDRIATEAGRLARYAKRVTITSRDIQVAVRLLLPGKMGKLAEAQGTNAALRYTKSKCAVSGAPEHPGNPKALFRASAGGPKDQWLVKGGDPTGGWGGWHPADLEGMWRPVVYQAFFPLCRTLSTPIYL from the coding sequence ATGGCCGCTGCCTCCATCATGGCTGAGGCTTCCTCTAAGACGACCTCTGAGGAAGACCAGAGCATCCAAGAGCCCAAAGAGGCCAAATCCACCACTGCCCAGAAGAAGAGGCGAGGGCTCCGAGGTTCCCGCAGGCGCCATACCAACCGCCGCAGGGACAGCTTCGGGAACAGCTTTGCCGCCTATTTCCCCCAGGTGCTGAAGCAGGTTCACCAGGGCCTCAGCCTTTCCCCTGAGTCCGTGAGTGTCATGGATTCTATGGTCCATGACATATTGGACCGCATCGCCACCGAGGCTGGTCGCCTGGCCCGCTACGCCAAGCGTGTGACCATCACCTCCCGGGACATCCAGGTGGCCGTGCGCCTACTGCTGCCGGGGAAGATGGGCAAGCTCGCTGAGGCCCAGGGCACGAATGCCGCCCTCAGGTACACCAAAAGCAAGTGCGCTGTCTCAGGAGCACCTGAGCACCCGGGAAACCCAAAGGCTCTCTTCAGAGCCTCTGCAGGTGGCCCTAAAGACCAGTGGCTCGTCAAGGGAGGGGACCCCACTGGAGGTTGGGGTGGGTGGCACCCTGCCGACTTGGAGGGCATGTGGCGTCCTGTGGTTTATCAAGCATTTTTCCCACTGTGCAGAACACTGTCAACTCCAATATATCTGTAG